The following proteins come from a genomic window of Edaphobacter sp. 4G125:
- a CDS encoding sugar phosphate isomerase/epimerase family protein, which translates to MKTTRRSFLQLSAAAAAAGCTLRASNAFAGTHDGIAYGVQLYMVRKEAPKDLAGVLKQIRATGFTQIELYPIAYTHHAPELKKMVEDAGLGHDSAHFDYDSIPSRIGYAKELGLKYMVCSILPEKYWGTPGGFRAAANNLNQWGRLVRNADMQLVFHNHNYEFKRLPDGETGFDLLMKNTDSDLLKLQFDLYWLTQAGQDPAAMMKKYRNRLVMIHLKDRVADSPVNYAPQDEQHIIELGKGSIDWKPLISQARAQGVKLALLDQDETKLPVFEAMKIDYDYLNGLKLS; encoded by the coding sequence ATGAAAACGACACGCCGTAGCTTTCTCCAGCTCTCCGCCGCAGCCGCTGCAGCAGGCTGCACGCTTCGTGCCTCGAACGCCTTCGCCGGAACACACGACGGAATTGCCTACGGCGTACAACTTTACATGGTCCGCAAAGAAGCCCCAAAGGATCTCGCGGGCGTGCTGAAGCAGATTCGTGCGACAGGCTTCACACAGATCGAGCTCTACCCAATCGCCTACACGCATCACGCACCTGAACTGAAGAAGATGGTCGAAGACGCCGGACTCGGCCATGATTCAGCGCACTTCGATTACGATTCGATTCCCAGCAGGATCGGCTATGCCAAAGAGCTGGGCCTGAAGTACATGGTCTGCAGCATCCTGCCCGAGAAGTACTGGGGCACGCCGGGCGGATTCCGTGCCGCAGCCAACAATCTGAACCAGTGGGGAAGGCTGGTTCGCAACGCCGATATGCAGCTGGTCTTCCACAATCACAACTACGAGTTCAAGCGATTGCCCGACGGCGAAACGGGCTTCGATCTTTTGATGAAGAACACTGACTCTGACCTGTTAAAGCTCCAGTTCGATCTGTACTGGCTGACCCAGGCTGGGCAGGATCCCGCAGCCATGATGAAGAAGTACAGGAACCGCCTCGTGATGATCCACCTGAAGGACCGGGTCGCCGATTCTCCAGTGAACTATGCGCCACAGGATGAGCAGCACATTATCGAACTAGGCAAAGGCAGCATCGACTGGAAACCCCTGATCTCGCAGGCGCGCGCACAGGGAGTAAAGCTCGCGTTGCTGGACCAGGATGAGACGAAACTTCCCGTCTTCGAGGCAATGAAGATCGACTACGACTATCTGAACGGACTCAAGCTGAGCTAA
- a CDS encoding YXWGXW repeat-containing protein, translating to MNEKVKSRAKGLILRSLPIFLSAGVITGVALVGCHSATVTAQSTQDSGPDPADANMAPSSGDPNAQPTQYPTQQPTQAQQAPASSGQQNESVQRAQEYQQTGQQQGAPPPDQQQAQPYDQNQAQQQPVYDDNQVNPDDESNYEELEAQQPPPPMPTYEQPPAPEPNYMWTPGYWGYAPAGYYWVPGMWVASPWPGALWTPGYWGFYGGRYRFHHGYWGRYIGFYGGINYGWGYPGYGYYGGYWRGNNFYYNRSVTRVNVTRITNVYNRTVIVNNIHNTTINNYNSRVSYNGGPGGVQIRPRPAEVAARSEARLPPMQTQLAVRQQAQQNRQQFFNSNRGRPVIAAAPHPVQADRGVQRPVARPMPVQQGFRPGQQQQQQVRPGQPQQPQVRPGQPQVQPARPEVRPAEPGRPQVQPARPEPNVRPTQPQLRPTPPQQVRPEVRPEQPNVRPQQPTRPEPYVRPTPQPMPRPTPQAQPRPEQQQMQRPAPQPQYRPAPQAAPRPMPESRPAPRPQPQQQPRQMYQQPRPESRPAPMPRPSGGGGGEHGGGHGR from the coding sequence ATGAACGAAAAAGTAAAAAGCCGTGCCAAAGGTTTGATTCTCCGATCCCTCCCCATTTTCCTGAGTGCGGGCGTGATAACAGGCGTCGCATTGGTGGGCTGCCACTCTGCGACCGTAACAGCGCAATCCACACAGGATTCAGGCCCAGACCCTGCGGACGCCAATATGGCTCCATCGAGTGGAGATCCGAACGCGCAACCCACCCAATACCCAACCCAGCAGCCCACACAGGCCCAGCAGGCTCCGGCTTCTTCCGGTCAGCAGAATGAGAGCGTTCAGCGAGCCCAGGAATATCAACAGACAGGACAACAGCAGGGCGCTCCTCCACCCGATCAGCAGCAAGCCCAACCCTACGATCAGAATCAGGCCCAGCAGCAACCGGTCTATGACGACAATCAGGTCAATCCTGACGATGAGTCCAACTACGAGGAGCTGGAAGCCCAGCAGCCTCCGCCGCCCATGCCAACCTACGAACAGCCTCCCGCGCCGGAGCCCAACTATATGTGGACGCCGGGCTACTGGGGCTATGCGCCGGCGGGCTACTACTGGGTTCCTGGAATGTGGGTGGCCTCTCCCTGGCCTGGCGCTCTCTGGACCCCCGGCTACTGGGGCTTCTATGGCGGACGCTATCGCTTCCACCACGGATACTGGGGCCGTTATATCGGCTTCTATGGCGGCATTAACTACGGCTGGGGATATCCCGGTTATGGCTACTATGGCGGTTACTGGCGCGGAAACAACTTCTACTACAACCGCTCTGTAACACGCGTAAATGTCACCCGCATCACGAACGTGTACAACCGCACCGTGATCGTCAACAACATCCACAACACAACGATCAACAACTACAACAGCCGCGTCTCGTACAACGGCGGCCCTGGCGGCGTCCAGATCCGTCCACGCCCTGCGGAAGTTGCAGCACGCAGCGAAGCCCGGCTGCCGCCAATGCAGACGCAGCTTGCCGTACGACAACAGGCCCAGCAGAACCGGCAGCAGTTCTTCAACTCCAATCGTGGACGCCCGGTGATCGCCGCGGCTCCGCATCCCGTTCAGGCAGATCGCGGAGTACAACGTCCAGTAGCTCGACCGATGCCGGTCCAGCAGGGCTTCCGTCCAGGACAACAACAGCAGCAGCAAGTCCGTCCTGGTCAGCCACAACAGCCACAGGTGCGCCCCGGACAGCCACAAGTACAGCCGGCGCGTCCGGAAGTTCGTCCGGCAGAACCGGGCCGCCCCCAGGTTCAGCCTGCACGGCCTGAACCGAATGTCCGGCCAACTCAGCCACAGCTTCGACCCACGCCTCCACAGCAGGTCCGGCCCGAGGTTCGTCCGGAACAGCCAAACGTAAGGCCACAGCAACCCACGCGGCCCGAACCTTACGTGCGGCCTACGCCTCAACCGATGCCACGGCCAACTCCACAGGCCCAACCTCGTCCGGAGCAGCAGCAGATGCAACGCCCCGCTCCGCAGCCGCAGTACAGGCCTGCTCCGCAAGCTGCACCTCGGCCGATGCCGGAATCTCGTCCGGCACCGCGACCCCAACCGCAACAGCAACCGCGTCAGATGTATCAGCAACCCCGGCCCGAATCCAGACCCGCTCCCATGCCGCGTCCAAGTGGCGGAGGAGGAGGAGAACATGGCGGAGGCCACGGCCGATAG
- the acnA gene encoding aconitate hydratase AcnA: MSSSPNNPDSFRSKASLKSGSKNYTIFRLDALKSSGVNLTRLPFSLRILLENLLRHEDGRTVTVDDIKFLANWEPKAEPSREIAYMPARVLMQDFTGVPAIVDLAAMRDAMKTLGGDPERINPLQPAELVIDHSVQVDQFGIAGSYDLNAALEFQRNRERYAFLKWGQTAFRNFSAVPPGMGICHQVNLEHLARVVFTTEDGLAYPDTLVGTDSHTTMINGLGVLGWGVGGIEAEAAMLGQPVSMLVPQVVGFKLTGKLKEGATATDLVLTVTEALRKLGVVGKFVEFYGPGVSELPLADRATIANMAPEYGATCGIFPVDAETLRYLRLTGRSEEQIALVEAYYKEQGMFHTADAAEAEYSATISLDLSTVEPSVAGPKRPQDRVLLSQAGTSFKQQLPSLLGPNANRNEVRQVLRWEGEGGHASLNGNLESSTGAPDTAVAVLEAPNVTVSGRFGVDPERYLDHGSIVIAAITSCTNTSNPYVMLAAGLLAKKAIEKGLSVPPWVKTSLAPGSRVVTDYYEKAGLMPYLDKLRFNTVGYGCTTCIGNSGPLPSDVSKVIDDHGLVAVSVLSGNRNFEGRISPDVRANYLMSPPLVVAYALAGHIGHNFETDPLGKDQNGKPVYLRDIWPSQKEVADVVASCIDSEMFKDEYSRVTEGDQNWRGLKFPEGKTYGWEADSTYIRKAPYFDGMKAQPDAVEDIVGARVLAVLGDSVTTDHISPAGSIKLNGPAGKYLTDHGVKPTDFNSYGSRRGNHEVMVRGTFANVRLRNKLAPGTEGGVTRLLPDDIPMSIYDASVAYAQRSTPLAILAGKEYGSGSSRDWAAKGPRLLGIRFVVAESYERIHRSNLVGMGILPLQFLAGQNVESLGLSGEEVFRVGQPGELKAMLDSKCANGKTITVFAESDLGKTIEFSATVRIDTPQEILYYQNGGILQYVLRQLAAKN, from the coding sequence ATGTCCAGCTCACCGAACAATCCTGATTCCTTCCGCAGCAAAGCGAGCCTGAAATCGGGTTCGAAGAATTACACGATCTTCCGCCTCGATGCGTTGAAGTCCTCGGGCGTCAACCTGACGCGCCTGCCGTTCTCGCTGCGCATTTTGCTGGAGAACCTGTTGCGCCATGAAGATGGCCGCACTGTGACCGTCGACGACATCAAGTTTCTGGCCAACTGGGAGCCCAAAGCGGAGCCTTCGCGAGAGATCGCCTACATGCCTGCCCGCGTCCTGATGCAGGACTTCACCGGCGTTCCTGCCATCGTCGATCTGGCCGCCATGCGTGACGCCATGAAGACTCTCGGCGGCGACCCGGAGCGCATCAACCCGCTGCAACCTGCTGAGTTGGTCATCGACCACTCCGTGCAGGTCGATCAGTTCGGAATCGCGGGTTCCTACGATCTCAACGCGGCGCTCGAATTTCAGCGCAACCGCGAGCGTTATGCCTTCCTGAAGTGGGGGCAGACGGCTTTCCGTAACTTTTCTGCTGTGCCTCCCGGCATGGGCATCTGCCACCAGGTGAATCTTGAGCATCTCGCCCGCGTTGTTTTCACGACCGAAGATGGCCTGGCGTATCCGGATACCCTCGTCGGAACCGATTCGCACACCACGATGATTAATGGTCTTGGCGTCCTTGGTTGGGGCGTCGGAGGCATCGAGGCAGAGGCTGCCATGCTTGGCCAGCCGGTGTCCATGCTCGTCCCGCAGGTCGTCGGCTTCAAGCTGACCGGCAAGCTCAAGGAAGGAGCCACGGCTACGGACCTCGTCCTGACCGTCACCGAAGCTCTCCGTAAGCTCGGCGTCGTCGGTAAGTTTGTCGAGTTCTATGGCCCCGGCGTTTCGGAGCTTCCGCTAGCTGATCGTGCCACCATCGCCAACATGGCTCCTGAATATGGCGCGACTTGCGGCATCTTCCCGGTTGATGCTGAGACGCTCCGCTACCTGCGCCTTACCGGCCGCAGCGAAGAGCAGATTGCGCTGGTTGAGGCCTACTACAAGGAGCAGGGGATGTTCCACACAGCCGACGCTGCCGAGGCCGAGTACTCCGCCACGATCTCGCTCGATCTCTCGACGGTCGAGCCTTCGGTTGCGGGGCCGAAGCGTCCGCAGGACCGTGTGCTGCTCTCGCAGGCTGGAACCAGCTTCAAGCAGCAGCTTCCTTCGCTGCTGGGGCCGAATGCCAACCGCAACGAAGTGCGTCAGGTTCTCCGCTGGGAGGGTGAGGGCGGGCATGCCTCGCTGAACGGAAATCTTGAGAGCAGCACTGGTGCTCCCGATACTGCGGTTGCTGTTCTTGAGGCACCGAACGTTACGGTCTCCGGGCGCTTTGGTGTCGATCCGGAGCGTTACCTCGACCACGGCTCTATCGTGATCGCGGCCATCACCTCCTGCACCAACACGTCGAATCCTTACGTGATGCTTGCTGCAGGTCTGTTGGCCAAGAAGGCCATCGAGAAAGGCTTGAGCGTCCCGCCGTGGGTGAAGACCTCGCTGGCTCCCGGTTCGCGCGTTGTGACGGACTACTACGAGAAGGCCGGCCTGATGCCTTACCTCGATAAGCTGCGCTTCAATACCGTCGGTTATGGCTGCACCACCTGCATCGGCAACTCCGGCCCGCTGCCCTCCGACGTCTCGAAGGTTATCGACGATCACGGTCTTGTCGCGGTCTCGGTGCTCTCGGGGAACCGCAACTTCGAGGGGCGTATCTCTCCGGATGTTCGCGCCAACTACCTGATGAGCCCGCCGCTGGTGGTTGCTTATGCGCTGGCCGGTCACATCGGTCATAACTTCGAGACCGATCCGCTCGGCAAGGACCAGAACGGCAAGCCGGTCTACCTTCGCGACATCTGGCCGAGCCAGAAAGAGGTGGCCGACGTTGTTGCCTCGTGCATCGACTCCGAGATGTTCAAGGACGAGTACAGCCGCGTAACCGAGGGCGACCAGAACTGGCGTGGACTGAAGTTCCCGGAGGGCAAAACCTATGGATGGGAGGCCGATTCCACCTACATCCGCAAGGCTCCGTACTTCGATGGGATGAAGGCCCAGCCAGATGCAGTCGAGGATATCGTTGGCGCTCGCGTCCTTGCTGTGCTGGGTGATTCCGTTACTACCGATCACATCTCGCCTGCCGGCTCCATCAAGCTCAACGGGCCAGCCGGGAAGTACCTTACGGATCATGGTGTCAAGCCTACGGACTTCAACAGCTATGGCTCGCGCCGTGGTAACCACGAGGTGATGGTGCGCGGAACCTTCGCCAACGTTCGTCTGCGCAACAAGCTTGCTCCCGGAACCGAAGGCGGCGTCACGCGCCTGCTGCCGGATGACATTCCAATGTCGATCTATGATGCTTCGGTCGCATACGCGCAGCGCAGCACTCCGCTGGCGATTCTCGCGGGCAAGGAGTACGGTTCTGGTTCTTCGCGTGACTGGGCTGCCAAGGGACCTCGTCTGCTCGGCATCCGCTTCGTTGTCGCGGAGAGCTACGAGCGTATTCACCGCTCGAACCTGGTTGGTATGGGAATCCTGCCGTTGCAGTTCCTTGCCGGTCAGAACGTCGAATCGCTTGGGCTTAGCGGCGAGGAGGTCTTCCGCGTCGGCCAGCCCGGCGAGCTGAAGGCGATGCTCGATAGCAAGTGCGCCAACGGCAAGACCATTACGGTCTTTGCTGAATCCGACCTTGGCAAGACGATCGAGTTCTCTGCGACCGTCCGGATCGATACGCCGCAGGAGATTCTCTACTACCAGAACGGAGGCATCCTGCAGTACGTGCTTCGTCAGCTCGCGGCGAAGAACTAA
- the purF gene encoding amidophosphoribosyltransferase, with translation MMDEMQDDETPFDKLREECGIMAVYNHPDAARMTYWGLYSLQHRGQESGGIASADGQNVNDIKGMGLVSEIFTDPVLAKLPGHMAIGHTRYSTTGDSALLNAQPISVESTRGLIAIAHNGNLVNLGNSKERLERDGAVFQTTSDSEIIIQLIAHSKASTLVDCIADSLSQVEGAFSIVMMTRNRIFAARDPHGLRPLSMGRIKGENGAPDTFVFASETCAFDLLHAKYERDVEPGELVMVSEDGVTSRHFAKTAVPKASCIFEHVYFARPDSRIFGRWVQKSREEMGRQLARESGVPADLVVPVPDSGVTAALGYAAESGIPFNFGLIRNHYVGRTFIAPEQRVRDFGVRMKLNPVRSLLEGKRVILIDDSIIRGTTSRKIVRMVRAAGAKEVHMRISCPPTISPCFYGVDTPSKKDLIAANYSIDEICKFIEADSLAYLSLVGLTHSCTEGEPVDGLSPGDFCTACYTGDYPTAWVDVNEILPATATV, from the coding sequence ATGATGGACGAGATGCAGGACGACGAGACCCCGTTCGACAAACTCCGCGAAGAGTGCGGCATCATGGCGGTCTACAACCATCCCGATGCAGCACGGATGACCTACTGGGGCCTGTACTCGTTGCAGCATCGTGGACAGGAGTCCGGAGGCATTGCCTCTGCCGATGGCCAGAACGTCAACGACATCAAGGGAATGGGGCTGGTCTCGGAGATCTTTACCGACCCCGTGCTGGCAAAGCTTCCCGGCCACATGGCCATCGGCCATACGCGTTACTCGACAACTGGTGACTCCGCGCTGCTGAACGCGCAGCCCATCTCGGTCGAGAGCACTCGCGGCCTGATCGCGATTGCGCACAACGGCAACCTCGTCAATCTCGGCAATTCCAAGGAGCGGCTGGAACGCGATGGTGCGGTCTTCCAGACGACATCGGACTCCGAGATCATCATCCAGCTCATCGCACACTCGAAGGCATCCACGCTGGTCGACTGCATCGCCGACTCTCTCTCGCAGGTTGAAGGCGCCTTCTCCATCGTGATGATGACGCGCAATCGCATCTTTGCTGCGCGCGACCCGCATGGTCTGCGCCCACTCTCCATGGGCCGCATCAAGGGCGAAAATGGCGCACCTGACACCTTCGTCTTTGCCTCCGAGACCTGCGCGTTCGATCTTCTTCATGCCAAATACGAGCGCGACGTCGAGCCCGGCGAGCTGGTCATGGTTTCAGAAGACGGTGTGACCTCGCGCCACTTCGCCAAGACGGCCGTGCCCAAGGCGAGCTGCATCTTCGAACACGTTTACTTTGCGCGTCCCGATTCGCGTATCTTCGGCCGTTGGGTACAGAAGAGCCGCGAAGAGATGGGCCGCCAGCTTGCGCGTGAGTCCGGCGTGCCCGCCGACCTCGTGGTTCCAGTACCGGACTCCGGTGTGACCGCTGCGCTTGGTTATGCTGCTGAATCCGGCATTCCGTTCAACTTTGGCCTCATCCGTAATCACTATGTGGGTCGCACCTTCATCGCTCCTGAGCAGCGTGTGCGCGACTTCGGTGTGCGCATGAAGCTGAATCCGGTTCGATCGCTGCTCGAAGGCAAGCGCGTGATTCTGATCGACGACTCCATCATTCGTGGCACGACCTCGCGCAAGATCGTCCGCATGGTTCGTGCCGCGGGAGCCAAAGAGGTGCACATGCGCATCTCGTGTCCGCCGACAATCTCGCCCTGCTTCTATGGTGTTGACACGCCAAGCAAGAAAGACCTGATCGCCGCGAACTACTCCATCGACGAGATCTGTAAGTTTATTGAGGCCGACTCGTTGGCGTATCTCTCGCTCGTAGGATTGACTCACTCTTGTACCGAGGGAGAACCGGTCGACGGTCTTTCGCCCGGGGATTTTTGCACCGCCTGTTATACCGGCGACTATCCGACGGCATGGGTGGATGTAAACGAGATTTTGCCGGCAACCGCTACTGTTTAG
- a CDS encoding PQQ-dependent sugar dehydrogenase: MRQLAIVGLFVALAATQANAQGNAPINAGEQKPEATLPFNMVQVTTLNLPWRIAFLPDSRMLITEKVGGMVLVTPQGEKTPVANVPTALYHGQGGMLGVFLSPHYAKDHSVYLTYSEPGEPGGSSLALAKARLALNGNSASLEDLKVIWRDGERGEGGQFGAQVAFSPDGKYLFLTVGDRQRMTPAQDPNQPLGKILRLTLDGKPAKGNPMAGKIGAPTVPVIDPPANTEAAKTAPVVRTYTFPGKNLTPSETWSSGHRTPYGLAFAPDGRLWELEHGPRGGDELNLIEPGKNYGWPLVSYSVNYDGTPIPSPDTRPDLTKPVIYWTPVIAPGNLVFYNGNMFPQWKGSALVSGLATKSVTRITFDGKGGAKPVERWDVGHRIRDIEVAPDGALWMLEDSRTGGLYRVTPK; this comes from the coding sequence ATGAGACAGTTAGCCATCGTGGGGCTATTTGTGGCCCTTGCAGCGACCCAGGCCAATGCACAGGGCAACGCACCGATCAATGCAGGCGAGCAGAAGCCAGAGGCCACCCTACCCTTCAACATGGTTCAAGTGACCACGCTTAATCTGCCGTGGCGCATCGCCTTTCTACCGGACAGCCGCATGCTGATCACCGAGAAGGTCGGCGGTATGGTGCTGGTTACGCCACAGGGAGAGAAGACCCCGGTCGCCAACGTACCGACCGCGCTTTATCACGGACAGGGCGGCATGCTCGGTGTCTTTCTTTCGCCCCACTACGCGAAGGACCATAGTGTCTACCTCACTTATTCCGAGCCGGGAGAGCCTGGCGGATCCAGCCTCGCGCTGGCCAAGGCCAGGCTTGCTCTCAACGGAAACTCGGCGAGCCTTGAGGATCTCAAGGTCATCTGGCGCGACGGCGAGCGCGGCGAAGGCGGACAGTTTGGCGCGCAGGTCGCTTTCTCTCCAGACGGGAAATATCTCTTCCTCACCGTCGGGGATCGTCAGCGTATGACGCCAGCGCAGGATCCCAACCAGCCGCTCGGCAAGATTCTTCGCCTCACGCTTGACGGTAAGCCCGCGAAAGGCAACCCGATGGCCGGGAAGATCGGTGCTCCCACCGTGCCCGTCATCGATCCGCCCGCGAACACTGAGGCTGCGAAGACGGCTCCAGTCGTTCGTACGTACACTTTTCCCGGTAAGAACCTGACTCCCTCCGAGACGTGGAGCAGCGGTCACCGCACACCCTACGGCCTGGCTTTCGCACCGGATGGTCGCCTGTGGGAGCTCGAGCACGGCCCCCGAGGTGGAGATGAGCTGAACCTGATCGAGCCGGGCAAGAACTACGGCTGGCCGTTGGTTTCTTACTCCGTCAACTACGATGGCACACCGATTCCCAGCCCCGATACACGGCCCGACCTCACCAAGCCCGTCATCTACTGGACTCCAGTAATCGCGCCCGGCAACCTCGTTTTCTATAACGGCAATATGTTCCCGCAGTGGAAGGGCTCGGCCCTCGTCAGCGGTCTCGCGACGAAGTCGGTTACGCGCATTACGTTCGATGGCAAGGGGGGAGCCAAACCGGTTGAGCGCTGGGATGTCGGCCACCGCATTCGCGATATCGAGGTCGCTCCCGACGGTGCGCTGTGGATGCTGGAGGACTCCAGGACCGGTGGTCTCTATCGTGTGACGCCGAAATAA
- a CDS encoding VOC family protein produces MKRACAVLFFLATAVFAWPQQRPAITGIAFVRVYSRDAAASAKFYGQTLGYASSKAGEITRYPVNDLQWIEVAPLPSPAPASRLAAVGFMTRDARALEAYLKANAVTIVDPLRKGRFSVRDPEGNLIFFVQEAKGAAVPPAVPATAVSRRMIHTGFVVHNADAENHFYREILGFKPYWRGGRTDTSIDYISQQVPEGSDWLEYMLNTNSNATQKQLGGSNHMSLGVEHMPDAIAKLQKNGCTGPECSASKTGRDGKVQLNLFDPDLTRVEYMEFKPSGKTCCSEFTAAHPTAVENR; encoded by the coding sequence ATGAAACGAGCCTGCGCCGTTCTCTTCTTCCTCGCGACCGCTGTCTTCGCATGGCCGCAGCAGCGCCCCGCGATCACCGGAATCGCTTTTGTTCGCGTGTACTCGCGTGATGCAGCTGCCTCGGCAAAGTTCTACGGCCAAACCCTCGGTTACGCTTCAAGCAAGGCGGGCGAGATCACCCGCTATCCCGTCAATGATCTCCAATGGATCGAGGTCGCTCCGCTACCCTCGCCTGCTCCTGCATCACGCCTTGCAGCAGTTGGTTTTATGACACGCGATGCACGCGCGCTCGAAGCCTACCTGAAGGCGAACGCAGTCACGATCGTCGATCCTCTGCGCAAAGGTCGCTTCAGTGTCCGCGATCCCGAGGGGAACCTGATCTTCTTCGTGCAGGAGGCCAAAGGCGCAGCCGTACCTCCTGCCGTTCCTGCAACCGCCGTCTCGCGACGCATGATTCACACCGGTTTCGTCGTTCATAACGCCGATGCAGAGAATCACTTCTACCGCGAGATTCTTGGCTTCAAACCGTACTGGCGTGGCGGGCGAACCGATACCAGCATCGACTACATCAGTCAGCAGGTTCCCGAAGGTTCCGACTGGCTCGAGTACATGCTGAACACAAACTCCAACGCAACCCAGAAGCAACTGGGTGGCAGCAACCATATGTCGCTTGGCGTCGAACATATGCCGGACGCCATTGCAAAGCTTCAGAAGAATGGCTGCACCGGCCCTGAATGCTCCGCCTCAAAGACAGGACGCGACGGCAAAGTGCAGCTCAATCTTTTCGATCCTGACCTTACCCGCGTCGAGTACATGGAATTCAAGCCCTCGGGCAAGACCTGCTGCTCGGAGTTCACCGCGGCTCATCCTACTGCAGTTGAGAACAGGTAA
- the purD gene encoding phosphoribosylamine--glycine ligase, which produces MKVLVIGGGGREHALVWALRKSPSVKEVVAAPGNGGIAELARCLPVDTNNLHAMVDLVVIEKPDLTVVGPEVPLALGLVDELEQRKLRVFGPTKAAAQLESSKAFSKAFMLRYEIPTAEYALCTTLDEVRAALLNFSLPVVVKASGLAAGKGVVICNTRLEAETTAAQMFSGVLLGTAQTEIVLEEFLTGEEVSFFALCDGKHAVPIAAAQDHKRIGEGDTGPNTGGMGAYSTDGLLTPAMCQWVTQHIAQKVVDGMASEGTPFKGILFIGLMMSHRGPKVLEFNTRWGDPETEAIMLRLETDIVDLFNAAVDGTAIGLSIHLKPGASATVIAASAGYPGKYVSGKPITGLDSSSDDGVVIFHAGTAVNDGQIVTAGGRVLAVTAEAADLREALDRIYQRMKTISFEGMQYRRDIGHRALQ; this is translated from the coding sequence ATGAAGGTTCTGGTCATCGGCGGCGGAGGGCGCGAACATGCCCTGGTTTGGGCGCTACGCAAATCTCCCTCGGTAAAAGAAGTCGTGGCAGCTCCCGGCAACGGTGGAATCGCCGAGCTTGCTCGCTGCCTCCCCGTCGACACTAATAACCTTCACGCGATGGTCGATCTGGTAGTCATTGAGAAACCCGACCTCACCGTCGTCGGCCCCGAAGTCCCCCTGGCCTTAGGTCTGGTCGATGAATTGGAGCAGCGCAAACTCCGCGTCTTCGGCCCCACAAAGGCAGCCGCGCAGCTCGAATCCAGCAAGGCCTTCTCCAAAGCATTCATGCTGCGGTACGAAATCCCCACCGCCGAGTACGCCCTGTGCACCACGCTCGACGAGGTCCGCGCTGCTCTGCTGAATTTCTCCCTGCCGGTCGTCGTAAAGGCCTCCGGACTCGCCGCAGGAAAAGGCGTCGTGATCTGCAACACCCGGCTTGAAGCCGAGACAACCGCTGCCCAGATGTTTTCCGGCGTCCTGCTCGGCACAGCACAGACAGAAATCGTGCTGGAGGAGTTCCTCACCGGCGAGGAGGTCTCCTTCTTCGCACTCTGCGATGGCAAACATGCCGTCCCGATCGCCGCGGCTCAGGACCACAAGCGCATCGGTGAAGGCGACACCGGCCCCAACACCGGCGGCATGGGAGCGTATTCGACCGATGGTCTGTTGACGCCTGCAATGTGTCAGTGGGTCACGCAGCACATCGCCCAGAAGGTCGTCGACGGCATGGCGTCCGAAGGCACGCCCTTCAAAGGGATCCTCTTTATCGGCCTGATGATGAGTCATCGCGGCCCCAAGGTGCTGGAGTTCAACACGCGCTGGGGCGATCCCGAAACCGAAGCCATCATGCTGCGACTCGAAACCGACATCGTCGATCTATTCAATGCAGCCGTCGACGGTACCGCCATTGGTCTCTCTATTCATCTGAAGCCAGGAGCGAGCGCAACCGTAATCGCCGCAAGCGCGGGTTACCCCGGCAAATATGTCTCAGGCAAGCCCATCACCGGGCTCGACAGCAGCAGCGACGACGGGGTCGTCATCTTCCACGCAGGCACTGCGGTAAACGATGGCCAGATCGTCACCGCCGGAGGCCGCGTGCTTGCAGTGACGGCAGAGGCTGCAGATCTGCGTGAAGCACTCGACAGAATCTATCAGCGCATGAAGACCATCTCATTCGAAGGGATGCAGTATCGGCGCGACATCGGCCATCGCGCATTGCAATAG
- a CDS encoding DinB family protein, producing the protein MSEPALTAHEALAWIDTTASKWRGLLTAHPEILLLPCDINRTSTVAELLQHIVAVELRYAERLLGMPETDYTSVPFDSVDAIYATHDRAMQLYRQALDSGLNWDQKIEFATRSMGQLKASPKTILFHAIFHGIRHYAQLGTLIRQHGHKTDWPGDYLFMGASR; encoded by the coding sequence ATGAGTGAACCTGCTCTTACCGCACACGAAGCGCTTGCATGGATCGATACCACCGCCTCGAAGTGGCGCGGATTGCTGACCGCGCATCCGGAGATCCTCTTGCTGCCCTGCGACATCAACCGCACTTCGACCGTCGCTGAACTCCTGCAACATATCGTCGCGGTCGAGCTGCGCTACGCTGAACGGCTGTTGGGTATGCCTGAGACCGATTACACCAGCGTCCCTTTCGATTCGGTCGATGCCATCTATGCGACTCACGACCGCGCCATGCAGCTCTATCGTCAGGCGCTCGATTCAGGACTCAATTGGGACCAGAAGATCGAATTCGCCACGCGCAGCATGGGACAGCTCAAAGCCTCTCCCAAAACAATCCTCTTTCATGCCATCTTTCACGGTATCCGCCATTACGCTCAGCTGGGAACCTTGATTCGCCAGCACGGCCACAAGACAGATTGGCCGGGCGATTACCTCTTCATGGGCGCCTCGCGTTGA